A genome region from Solanum pennellii chromosome 12, SPENNV200 includes the following:
- the LOC107006223 gene encoding uncharacterized protein K02A2.6-like: protein MDVIGPIEPRASNGHMFILVAIDYFTKWVEAVTFKSVTKKVVVDFIHFNIICRFGIPKVIITDNAANLNSHLMQEVCYQFKIEYRNSTPYHPKANGAVEAANKNIKKILRKMVQSSQQWHEKLPFALLGYRTTVRMSVGATPYSLVYGTEAVIPAEIEIQSLRIVVEAEIDNDEWIKTRLEQLSLIDEKRLTSVCHGQLY, encoded by the coding sequence CATCTTGGTGGCTATTGATTATTTTAcaaagtgggtggaagcagtaACTTTCAAGTCAGTGACCAAGAAGGTCGTGGTGGATTTCATCCATTTCAACATCATCTGTCGGTTTGGTATTCCAAAGGTGATTATAACTGACAACGCCGCAAATCTCAACAGCCACTTAATGCAAGAGGTATGCTACCAATTTAAGATTGAATATCGAAATTCGACTCCGTATCACCCAAAGGCAAACGGGGCTGTAGAAGCtgctaacaaaaatataaaaaagatacttCGTAAGATGGTGCAAAGTTCTCaacaatggcatgaaaagttgcCTTTTGCTTTGTTGGGTTATCGCACTACAGTCCGTATGTCAGTGGGCGCTACCCCATATTCACTGGTATACGGGACTGAGGCAGTTATACCTGCAGAGATTGAAATCCAATCTTTACGAATTGTTGTGGAGGCTGAAATTGATAATGATGAGTGGATCAAAACTCGGTTAGAGCAATTAagtttgattgatgagaagcgTCTGACATCAGTATGTCATGGACAATTATATTAG